From one Chanodichthys erythropterus isolate Z2021 chromosome 3, ASM2448905v1, whole genome shotgun sequence genomic stretch:
- the LOC137015830 gene encoding uncharacterized protein isoform X1 has product MHNISVSCGEIESAVGFVFVILPVILNQTLNDPDCEQSWYTEHWNMNTINKTCGEIQTEEGFEYRLLSNILNQTSDDCEQSWYSKDGRLLADPSDPHKLMYPVTSVKSDRLVTSYCVDELHHEIQCHFKRITHETVFRVFNDTDSSSGSTQTPDSHQFWWISALFFIMIVLLLLICFMLRKRIFSCVSRAVTRIFQHSDSENRDPEAGVQMNLRSDAPDSLNQSESEQLNGSVSRA; this is encoded by the exons ATGCACAACATCAGTGTGTCGTGTGGAGAGATTGAGAGCGCTGTGGGGTTTGTGTTCGTGATTCTGCCTGTGATTCTGAATCAAACACTCAATGATCCTGACTGTGAGCAGAGCTGGTATACAGAG CACTGGAACATGAACACAATCAATAAAACATGTGGAGAGATTCAGACTGAAGAAGGGTTTGAATACAGACTTCTGTCTAATATACTGAATCAAACCAGTGATGACTGTGAGCAGAGCTGGTATTCAAAG GACGGGCGTCTGTTAGCAGATCCATCAGATCCACACAAACTGATGTATCCTGTGACGTCTGTAAAATCTGATCGACTCGTCACATCTTACTGTGTGGATGAACTTCATCATGAGATTCAGTGTCATTTTAAAAGA aTCACACATGAGACCGTGTTCAGAG tttttaatgaCACAGACTCCAGCAGCGGATCGACGCAAACTCCAGATTCAC ATCAGTTCTGGTGGATTTCTGCTCTTTTCTTCATCATGATTGTTCTTCTGCTCTTGATCTGTTTCATGCTGCGTAAAAGGATCTTCAG CTGTGTTTCGAGAGCAGTGACACGAATCTTCCAGCACAGTGATTCAGAAAACAG GGATCCTGAAGCTGGAGTCCAGATGAATCTCAGATCTGACGCTCCTGATTCACTGAATCAATCTGAATCTGAGCAGTTAAACGGCTCAGTGTCCAGAGCATGA
- the LOC137015830 gene encoding uncharacterized protein isoform X2 → MNTINKTCGEIQTEEGFEYRLLSNILNQTSDDCEQSWYSKDGRLLADPSDPHKLMYPVTSVKSDRLVTSYCVDELHHEIQCHFKRITHETVFRVFNDTDSSSGSTQTPDSHQFWWISALFFIMIVLLLLICFMLRKRIFSCVSRAVTRIFQHSDSENRDPEAGVQMNLRSDAPDSLNQSESEQLNGSVSRA, encoded by the exons ATGAACACAATCAATAAAACATGTGGAGAGATTCAGACTGAAGAAGGGTTTGAATACAGACTTCTGTCTAATATACTGAATCAAACCAGTGATGACTGTGAGCAGAGCTGGTATTCAAAG GACGGGCGTCTGTTAGCAGATCCATCAGATCCACACAAACTGATGTATCCTGTGACGTCTGTAAAATCTGATCGACTCGTCACATCTTACTGTGTGGATGAACTTCATCATGAGATTCAGTGTCATTTTAAAAGA aTCACACATGAGACCGTGTTCAGAG tttttaatgaCACAGACTCCAGCAGCGGATCGACGCAAACTCCAGATTCAC ATCAGTTCTGGTGGATTTCTGCTCTTTTCTTCATCATGATTGTTCTTCTGCTCTTGATCTGTTTCATGCTGCGTAAAAGGATCTTCAG CTGTGTTTCGAGAGCAGTGACACGAATCTTCCAGCACAGTGATTCAGAAAACAG GGATCCTGAAGCTGGAGTCCAGATGAATCTCAGATCTGACGCTCCTGATTCACTGAATCAATCTGAATCTGAGCAGTTAAACGGCTCAGTGTCCAGAGCATGA